The Mustela erminea isolate mMusErm1 chromosome 18, mMusErm1.Pri, whole genome shotgun sequence genome has a window encoding:
- the ZNF750 gene encoding zinc finger protein 750: MSLLKERKPKKPHYIPRPPGKPFKYKCFQCPFTCNEKSHLFNHMKYGLCKNSITLVSEQDRVPKCPKANSLDPKQANQPDAAAKPASAQPVGSGLPHFDAKLQQSLAKDDVKENLDLHARGPQRCPGQKPALHEEAAPLSPAPEAGRGTQPVLEGIARPSAFIPVGEHRLKGPERTGAPELLALPNPTAKATSFHTKSAFHAPGYPWKAGSPFLPPEFAHKIPATKGFGAISPYMQPAIPEYSPHFYTEHGLATIYSPYLLAGNSPECEAPLLSVYGAQDQRHLLPPPGPVPKHLNAPSAYDHYRFFQQYPSGLPIPYGFYRPESAFSSCGLRLPPVVGISRDQSSHLLEEAALLYPALSPSKSSPSSTHKKHTEFEKESPTPEAKDSSKDGPRDTEGTKMSPRAGSAATGSPGRPSPTNFTQTSQPCAELCSLSDKPTSSTLGRLHQPEHSLTAFKPVKKSTERPHSQAPENRDESAKSLDAMNGDAPAETGSASRGPEAAPSSPEDSSRTAPLNLSKKPEARAATHSPVYKDYAELQDVPLNLSVKDPCNVLTRRPSLHSPPREAEPATTAAHHTETGSSEDGPDHTPTDQTGPDAAEVPSTAPAPAAKAQDTRAVDSSDEQKQTAAVALCQLAAYSPGNVRGGAGEPTAPESTCQQDAPTPSTTESQEAPCDLRPRGQKRTSPREAGKSQQGTKKTKQSDTARVFTLRKRTRVS, encoded by the exons ATGAGTCTTCTCAAAGAGCGGAAACCAAAAAAGCCGCACTACATCCCCAGGCCTCCGGGAAAGCCCTTCAAGTACAAGTGTTTCCAGTGCCCTTTCACTTGCAACGAGAAGTCGCACCTTTTCAACCACATGAAGTACGGTCTCTGCAAGAACTCCATCACTCTGGTGTCAGAGCAGGACCGCGTCCCTAAGTGCCCCAAAGCCAACTCCCTGGACCCCAAGCAAGCGAACCAGCCAGATGCAGCCGCAAAGCCCGCCTCTGCCCAGCCTGTCGGGAGCGGGCTCCCACACTTCGACGCCAAGCTCCAGCAAAGCCTTGCCAAGGACGACGTGAAGGAAAACCTGGACCTGCACGCACGTGGGCCCCAAAGGTGCCCAGGACAGAAGCCCGCTCTCCACGAGGAAGCAGCTCCCCTGAGCCCAGCTCCAGAGGCCGGCAGGGGCACCCAGCCCGTTCTGGAAGGCATCGCACGGCCCTCGGCGTTTATACCGGTGGGAGAGCACAGACTGAAAGGGCCAGAACGCACGGGGGCTCCTGAGCTGCTGGCACTGCCCAACCCCACGGCCAAAGCCACCTCCTTCCACACCAAGTCTGCATTCCATGCTCCCGGCTACCCGTGGAAAGCCGGCTCGCCTTTCCTCCCACCTGAGTTCGCACACAAAATCCCTGCTACAAAGGGGTTTGGTGCCATTTCCCCTTACATGCAGCCCGCGATCCCGGAGTACTCACCACACTTTTACACAGAGCACGGACTGGCCACCATCTACTCACCCTACCTACTCGCCGGGAACTCACCCGAATGCGAGGCCCCCCTGCTCTCCGTCTACGGGGCCCAAGACCAGAGGCACCTGCTGCCTCCCCCGGGGCCAGTCCCGAAGCACTTGAACGCCCCCTCGGCATATGACCATTACAGGTTCTTTCAGCAGTACCCGTCCGGCCTGCCGATTCCTTACGGGTTTTACAGACCGGAGTCTGCGTTCTCCTCCTGCGGTCTCAGACTTCCACCCGTCGTGGGTATTTCCAGAGATCAGAGCTCCCACCTACTGGAAGAAGCCGCCCTGCTCTACCCAGCCTTGAGTCCATCCAAGTCAAGTCCTTCCAGCACCCACAAAAAACACACCGAGTTTGAGAAGGAGAGCCCAACTCCTGAGGCTAAAGATTCCTCCAAAGACGGGCCAAGGGACACAGAGGGAACCAAAATGAGCCCTCGAGCAGGCAGCGCCGCCACGGGCTCCCCGGGAAGGCCAAGTCCCACCAACTTCACACAGACAAGTCAGCCGTGCGCAGAGCTGTGCAGCCTCTCAGACAAGCCAACCTCCAGCACCCTGGGAAGGCTCCATCAGCCTGAACACAGCCTCACAGCCTTCAAGCCTGTCAAGAAAAGCACAGAGCGCCCACATTCCCAAGCTCCGGAAAACAGAGACGAGTCtgcaaaaag cctTGACGCCATGAACGGAGATGCCCCAGCTGAGACGGGAAGTGCCTCTCGTGGCCCGGAGGCCGCACCTTCCAGCCCAGAGGACAGCTCCCGGACAGCTCCGCTGAACCTCTCCAAGAAACCCGAGGCTAGGGCGGCCACGCACAGCCCGGTGTACAAGGACTATGCGGAGCTGCAGGACGTGCCCCTGAACCTCTCGGTGAAAGACCCCTGCAACGTCCTGACCCGGAGACCTTCCCTCCACAGCCCACCGCGAGAGGCAGAACCTGCCACCACAGCTGCTCACCACACAGAGACGGGAAGTTCCGAAGATGGGCCAGACCACACCCCGACAGACCAAACTGGCCCGGACGCGGCTGAGGTGCCATCAAcggccccagcccctgctgcgAAGGCCCAGGACACGAGAGCGGTGGACAGCAGCGACGAGCAGAAGCAGACGGCAGCCGTGGCCCTCTGCCAACTGGCGGCCTACAGCCCGGGGAACGTCCGGGGGGGCGCCGGGGAGCCCACGGCCCCGGAGTCCACCTGCCAACAAGACGCGCCCACTCCCAGCACCACGGAGAGCCAGGAGGCTCCGTGTGACCTCAGACCCAGAGGGCAAAAGCGGACAAGCccgagggaggctgggaagtcccagCAAGGAACTAAGAAGACGAAGCAGAGCGACACAGCCAGAGTGTTCACTCTTCGGAAGAGAACACGGGTGTCTTAG